CGTTGAGGAGCCTGCCCACGGTACCGTTGGACTGGTTGAGTCGCTGAGTGAAGCTCTTGAGTTCACGAGAGGTACTCTCTAGATTGGCTATCGTCTCTTGTAACTGCAGCGAATCAAGCCTAGAGGCAAAGCTCTCCACATTTGCCGAGGTGTGATCGATGCGCCCCATAATGGTGGGGAGCGAGCTCAGCGACCGTTGTAGCTGCGCTGACGAAGCGTTGATATGCTGTGCCGACTGGCGCACATCGGCGAGCGTCGGCTCTATATTGGGGTTCGAGAGGATCGCATTAGCTTGTAGTAAGACGCTATCCATACGGCTGAGCGTGGTGGAGATACGCGGTACGAACTCATCTTGTAGTTGCTCCAAGCTCTTAGCAGATCGACGCGTGGACATAGGTATGGTGTCCTTGGCATTAAGATAGGCCCCCGTCTCGACCTCTGGGAGGATTAGATTGACTAGAGCACCACTAAAGAGCGTTTGGGCGACCTGCACCTGCGTACCTTGAGGCAGCTTGATGTCAGGGTCTAGCGTGAGCGTGAGGATCGTCTCGCCATTGCTGTGGTAGTCATACTTCATACCCCGCACAGAGCCCACCTTGTAGCCATTGACGAAGACGCGTGTAGCCACATTGATCCCCGTCACATCATTCATAGCGACATAGTAGGTCTTGGAGCGAGCGGATATAGAGAGCCCCTTGAGGTAAGTGATCCCTAAGTATAGGATACCGATCGCTAAGAGGGTGAAGAACCCTATCTTGACAGTCTGTCGTGTGAGTCTTTTCTGTGGCATGGTGCAGCTGTGTCTCTTAGTATATTTCTTTGTCTCTTACGCCCTTGCGGTAGCGCACGATGTAGCAGTCTGGGTAGCTCTTAGCAAGTCTCTGCTGCGCCTGGCGTGCCTCACTGAGCGTGCTACACTGCTCGGCCGTGTAGAGGTAGAGCTTGCCACGCTGCTCGCGCTGCACATCCTTTGCGTTGCGAAAGTAAGGGTCACTCGTCTCTATCGGTTGGCGTGAAGAGGCGATCTGTATACGGTAATACTCCTCACTCTCCGAGGAGGTCGTAGCACTACTTTGCTGCGATGTAGACTCTTCGTCAGATGTGGTCTCCTTTTGCCTCTTTTGCTGCTTGGAGCTAGTCGCACGTACATACTTCTTATAGTATCTAGAGAAGCCATCGGCGATACCTTGCGCCAGCTCCTTGCGACCACTCTCACTAGCGAGGTAGTCCGACTCCGCCTTGTTTGTGATGAAGCCTAGCTCTATGAGGATGCTCGGCATAGCCGTCTCTCGTATCACGAGGAAGGGTCCCTGGCGCACACTGCGATTGCCTCGTCCCAGCTTGACAAAGGACTTCTGCACCTCGCTCGCCACATTGATGCTGGCCGCGAGGTGGACGTTTTGCATAAACTCAAAGATGATGTAGCTCTCCGTGCTGTTTGGATCAAAGCCCTCGTAAGTCTCCTTGTAGTCCTTCTCGAGGAGGATTACCTGGTTCTCACGTTTCGACACCTCTAGATTGTCGTTGGCACGGCGCAAACCGAGTACATAGGTCTCCGTGCCTGAGGCTTTGGCGCTCGAGGCCGAGTTCGTATGGATGCTGATGAAGAGGTCGGCCTTCTTCTTATTGGCAAAGTTAGCTCGTTGCTGTAGCCCTACGAAGACATCAGTAGATCGGGTCATATAGACCTTGATCTCGGGGTGCGCCTGCTCAATGTACTTGCGCGTCAAGAGTGCTACCGCCAGATTGATATCCTTCTCCTTACGGCCGAAAGCACAGGCGCCGGCATCATGACCGCCGTGACCAGCATCGATCACGACTGTATACGTTTTTTGCTGCGCTAGCATGTCCAGCGGACAGGCTATCGCAGCTAGCAGTATAGTGAGGAAGACTTTGACTAGAGACTTCATAGGGTAGCTAAT
The sequence above is a segment of the Porphyromonas vaginalis genome. Coding sequences within it:
- a CDS encoding N-acetylmuramoyl-L-alanine amidase family protein, with amino-acid sequence MKSLVKVFLTILLAAIACPLDMLAQQKTYTVVIDAGHGGHDAGACAFGRKEKDINLAVALLTRKYIEQAHPEIKVYMTRSTDVFVGLQQRANFANKKKADLFISIHTNSASSAKASGTETYVLGLRRANDNLEVSKRENQVILLEKDYKETYEGFDPNSTESYIIFEFMQNVHLAASINVASEVQKSFVKLGRGNRSVRQGPFLVIRETAMPSILIELGFITNKAESDYLASESGRKELAQGIADGFSRYYKKYVRATSSKQQKRQKETTSDEESTSQQSSATTSSESEEYYRIQIASSRQPIETSDPYFRNAKDVQREQRGKLYLYTAEQCSTLSEARQAQQRLAKSYPDCYIVRYRKGVRDKEIY
- a CDS encoding MlaD family protein, whose protein sequence is MPQKRLTRQTVKIGFFTLLAIGILYLGITYLKGLSISARSKTYYVAMNDVTGINVATRVFVNGYKVGSVRGMKYDYHSNGETILTLTLDPDIKLPQGTQVQVAQTLFSGALVNLILPEVETGAYLNAKDTIPMSTRRSAKSLEQLQDEFVPRISTTLSRMDSVLLQANAILSNPNIEPTLADVRQSAQHINASSAQLQRSLSSLPTIMGRIDHTSANVESFASRLDSLQLQETIANLESTSRELKSFTQRLNQSNGTVGRLLNEDGLYNRIDSVTTSLDALIRDIKANPKKYVKLSLF